In Acaryochloris marina S15, a single genomic region encodes these proteins:
- the dmeF gene encoding CDF family Co(II)/Ni(II) efflux transporter DmeF, with product MHIQTLDHWQHSHDFSVNQNQAEKNTKIVMLITAATMIAEIVAGTILGSMALLADGWHMATHLAAFGITVFAYRYARQHANDDRYTFGTGKVSVLGGFASAVALAVIAFVMAFESVGRFFQPQAIQFNEAIGVAILGLIVNLVSAWLLQGEHGHSYDHHHGTHGHSHHADHNLRAAYVHVLADALTSVLAIIALFAGKFLGWIWLDAAMGLVGAGVITKWAYHLVSDTGSILLDGGIDQHIKLDILHIIEDDADNCVVDLHVWRVSQQHLSATVSLVTHYPQAPEYYKNLLSHIPSLSHVLIEVNPCHGEPCLDIDHRHNPVSVPLG from the coding sequence ATGCATATTCAAACCCTTGATCATTGGCAACATTCTCACGACTTCTCGGTTAATCAGAATCAAGCGGAGAAAAATACCAAGATCGTGATGCTTATAACTGCAGCCACGATGATTGCAGAGATTGTAGCGGGTACTATTTTGGGCTCTATGGCCCTGTTGGCAGATGGCTGGCATATGGCTACTCACCTAGCAGCATTTGGTATCACAGTGTTTGCGTATCGCTATGCTCGCCAACATGCAAATGATGACAGATATACCTTCGGTACCGGCAAAGTCAGTGTACTAGGTGGGTTTGCCAGTGCTGTTGCTCTGGCGGTCATTGCGTTTGTTATGGCATTTGAATCAGTCGGTCGGTTTTTTCAACCCCAAGCTATTCAGTTTAATGAGGCCATTGGAGTGGCCATTCTTGGATTAATCGTCAATTTAGTGAGTGCTTGGTTACTCCAAGGTGAGCACGGCCACAGCTATGATCATCATCATGGGACTCATGGTCATTCTCATCATGCGGATCACAATCTGCGGGCTGCCTATGTTCACGTTTTAGCGGATGCCCTCACCTCTGTTTTGGCTATCATTGCCTTATTTGCCGGGAAGTTTCTAGGTTGGATCTGGCTAGATGCCGCAATGGGGTTAGTCGGTGCCGGAGTCATCACTAAATGGGCCTACCATTTGGTGAGTGACACAGGCTCAATCTTGCTGGATGGTGGCATTGATCAACATATCAAGCTGGATATTTTGCACATCATTGAAGACGATGCGGATAATTGTGTGGTCGATCTGCATGTCTGGCGTGTCAGCCAACAGCATCTGTCTGCAACTGTTTCCCTAGTAACCCACTATCCACAAGCACCGGAGTATTACAAGAACCTCCTCAGTCATATTCCCTCTCTCTCGCATGTACTTATTGAAGTTAATCCCTGTCATGGTGAGCCTTGTTTGGACATTGACCATAGACACAACCCAGTCTCGGTCCCACTAGGGTGA
- a CDS encoding metal ABC transporter solute-binding protein, Zn/Mn family: protein MLNWNEYHYHFNFMVHPKITSFKWPIYLVVTALVSTSCGSSAPDSKDSSNLPKVVATSSVLCDLTQQIAEQTIDLTCLIKPGVDPHAYALSSRDRKAIEQAQLVLYNGYGLEPNLEKAIQATSADMIKVAVAEEAVPKPLLGASHDHGAEEDDHEGEDDHAGEDDHGHAEEDHDDEKHEEHTQEDDLTPDPHVWHSPKQGVEIVTVLEESLTQLVPDQADTYAQNSKAVVTELGKIDTWIQAQIQTIPEQQRKLFTTHEALAYFANTYGLTLEGALQGFSTEEKPAAARVKDVVEDIKTAKVPVIFVESGETPKLMQTVAKEAGVQIASTELFADSLGEENSRGSTYQTMLIANTETIVKGLGGQYTAYRN from the coding sequence ATGCTGAATTGGAATGAGTATCATTATCACTTTAATTTCATGGTTCATCCCAAGATCACTTCTTTCAAATGGCCTATTTACTTAGTGGTAACGGCTTTGGTCAGTACCAGTTGTGGTTCTTCTGCCCCTGACTCCAAAGACTCTTCAAATCTCCCTAAAGTTGTCGCCACTAGTTCCGTACTGTGTGATCTAACCCAACAAATTGCTGAGCAAACGATTGACCTCACCTGTCTGATCAAACCAGGAGTAGACCCCCATGCCTATGCGCTTTCATCACGCGATCGCAAAGCCATAGAACAGGCTCAACTTGTTCTCTATAACGGGTATGGTCTAGAGCCCAATCTGGAAAAAGCGATCCAAGCTACTTCAGCAGACATGATCAAAGTGGCAGTAGCTGAAGAAGCAGTTCCGAAGCCACTATTGGGTGCCAGCCATGATCATGGTGCTGAAGAAGATGACCATGAGGGCGAAGATGACCATGCAGGAGAAGATGATCACGGGCATGCAGAGGAAGATCATGATGATGAAAAACATGAAGAACATACCCAAGAAGATGATCTAACGCCTGACCCTCATGTGTGGCATAGCCCTAAGCAAGGTGTTGAGATAGTGACAGTGTTGGAAGAAAGTTTAACTCAGCTTGTCCCTGATCAAGCGGATACCTATGCTCAAAACTCAAAAGCAGTGGTCACTGAATTAGGGAAAATAGACACTTGGATTCAGGCACAAATTCAGACTATCCCGGAGCAGCAGCGCAAACTGTTTACCACCCATGAAGCCTTAGCGTACTTCGCCAACACCTATGGACTCACTTTGGAAGGAGCATTACAGGGATTCAGTACAGAAGAAAAACCGGCTGCGGCCCGAGTTAAAGATGTAGTGGAAGATATCAAAACGGCCAAAGTTCCGGTCATTTTTGTAGAATCCGGTGAAACCCCCAAACTCATGCAAACGGTTGCTAAAGAAGCGGGTGTTCAAATCGCATCCACTGAGTTATTTGCGGATTCGTTGGGAGAAGAAAACAGCCGGGGCAGCACCTATCAAACCATGTTGATCGCCAACACCGAAACCATCGTCAAAGGCTTGGGAGGACAATATACTGCCTATCGTAATTGA
- a CDS encoding DNA adenine methylase, which translates to MSSPLPTQARSSARPFLKWAGGKGRLIAQYTPHFPQHFGSYYEPFLGGGAIFFHLQPEQAVLSDVNPELVNVYTCVRDQIDDVLKSLETHACQHGHDYYYRIRALSPPTPAERAARFIYLNRTCFNGLYRENSKGQFNVPMGRYKKPKICDTVLLKAVSEVLQAVQIRQQPFESILKVAQSAQDFVYFDPPYHPISATSDFTAYSKGAFTAEDQIKLAQVFTELVNRGVQVMLSNSDCPFIRDLYQGFNIYSIQASRAINSNPQKRGKITEILVTSW; encoded by the coding sequence ATGTCTAGCCCATTGCCGACTCAAGCGCGATCTTCCGCCCGTCCGTTTCTCAAATGGGCTGGGGGAAAAGGTCGATTAATCGCTCAGTACACCCCTCATTTCCCTCAACACTTTGGCTCTTACTATGAGCCTTTCTTGGGAGGGGGCGCCATCTTTTTCCATTTACAGCCGGAGCAGGCGGTCCTATCCGATGTGAATCCTGAATTGGTCAATGTCTATACTTGCGTTCGTGATCAGATTGATGACGTACTGAAGTCTCTAGAAACCCATGCTTGCCAGCATGGCCACGACTACTACTACCGAATTCGTGCCCTTAGTCCACCCACGCCAGCTGAGCGTGCTGCTCGATTTATTTATCTCAATCGCACCTGTTTCAATGGCCTGTATCGAGAGAATTCCAAAGGGCAATTCAATGTGCCGATGGGACGATATAAAAAACCGAAAATTTGTGACACCGTTCTGCTTAAGGCTGTTTCAGAAGTTCTCCAAGCTGTGCAGATCCGTCAACAGCCCTTTGAATCGATTTTGAAGGTTGCTCAGTCGGCCCAAGATTTTGTCTATTTTGATCCGCCTTATCACCCCATCAGTGCTACGAGCGATTTCACGGCCTATTCAAAAGGTGCATTTACGGCGGAGGATCAAATAAAATTGGCTCAGGTATTTACTGAATTAGTGAATCGAGGGGTGCAGGTGATGCTATCTAATTCGGATTGCCCTTTTATCCGCGATCTTTACCAGGGGTTCAATATTTACTCGATTCAAGCGTCTCGGGCTATCAACTCCAATCCCCAAAAGCGCGGCAAGATTACTGAGATATTAGTGACATCCTGGTGA
- a CDS encoding DUF751 family protein: protein MGDFFKKLSSYPKLFLAIVVGVFWTFIKPLQGFTKNPVTGIAALGIIVGGFAFLSFTLSAMMGLTPLN, encoded by the coding sequence ATGGGTGACTTTTTTAAGAAACTCTCCTCGTATCCCAAACTCTTTTTGGCGATTGTCGTTGGGGTATTTTGGACTTTCATCAAGCCTCTGCAAGGGTTTACCAAGAATCCAGTCACTGGCATCGCTGCCCTGGGAATCATCGTCGGTGGCTTTGCTTTCCTCAGCTTCACTCTCAGTGCCATGATGGGGCTGACTCCATTAAACTAG
- the rbfA gene encoding 30S ribosome-binding factor RbfA: MATGRRVSRVAELIKREVSLMLLHGIKDDRVGSGMISVTAVDLSGDLQHAKIFVSIYGTEEARAETMAGLESATGYVRKQLGHRIHLRRTPEVIFCEDRSFEDGNQVLSLLHKLDHERQSKPTDPTEKPPVGSVEADF, translated from the coding sequence ATGGCTACAGGACGACGGGTTTCTCGCGTTGCCGAACTGATCAAACGCGAAGTCAGCCTCATGCTGTTACATGGCATCAAGGATGATCGAGTTGGGTCCGGCATGATTAGCGTTACGGCGGTAGATCTATCGGGTGATCTTCAGCATGCCAAGATTTTTGTCAGTATTTACGGCACAGAAGAGGCCAGAGCAGAAACAATGGCTGGTCTAGAATCAGCCACGGGTTATGTTCGCAAACAACTGGGGCATCGCATCCACCTTCGCCGCACGCCAGAAGTCATTTTTTGCGAAGATCGTTCCTTTGAAGACGGCAATCAGGTGTTGTCGTTGCTCCATAAACTCGATCATGAGCGCCAGAGTAAACCCACTGACCCAACTGAAAAGCCTCCTGTGGGATCCGTCGAAGCTGATTTCTAA
- a CDS encoding glycoside hydrolase family 3 N-terminal domain-containing protein → MTHLLPEPDSLSLPEQIAQMLVVRASGYLFDHQIQYPSWEPKADVLRHWLTDLGVGGVILLGGSAGEIACRCQQLQEWAAIPLFMAADIEEGVGQRFSGAAWFPPPLALSGMVQSGTAIEQVQQSAQAMGAWTAQEALAIGLNWVLAPVVDVNNNPQNPVINVRAFGETPELVSQLATTFIQGAQPYPVLTTAKHFPGHGDTATDSHLDLPVIPHDVNRIRSLEYPPFQAAIAANVDGVMSAHLLIPALDPEYPATLSPKILTGELRQALGFDGLIVTDALVMGAIANQYGDNEAAVLAVAAGADILMMPADPPGAISAVCAAVEQGRIPLEQIEASVERIWRAKQKITSYEVEDTSYQHAWETHTPLQIDLDRLGTTEAIEATATILQGSNVVQGQITSVPAHARTLIIVDDLLDCEFLSRKAPAIDLPRKLGYQVQIVDGNTPEILLDKEAQPTFLQLFIRGNPFRGSAQLSRKAEAWFEFLLKSGQLQALAVYGSPYALTQFQAQLSAEIPYGFSYGQMPLAQESVLKELFGEIG, encoded by the coding sequence TTGACTCATTTATTACCAGAGCCAGATTCCCTGTCTTTGCCAGAGCAAATTGCTCAAATGTTGGTCGTCCGAGCCTCCGGCTACCTATTCGATCATCAAATTCAATACCCCAGTTGGGAGCCCAAAGCGGACGTACTCCGCCATTGGCTAACAGACCTGGGAGTGGGTGGGGTGATTTTGCTGGGAGGCAGTGCAGGAGAGATTGCCTGTCGCTGTCAACAGTTGCAAGAGTGGGCTGCCATTCCCCTATTTATGGCAGCAGATATTGAGGAAGGCGTCGGACAACGCTTTTCTGGGGCAGCCTGGTTTCCACCGCCGTTAGCCCTATCAGGCATGGTTCAATCTGGAACTGCTATCGAGCAAGTTCAACAGTCTGCTCAGGCCATGGGGGCATGGACAGCACAAGAAGCCTTAGCCATCGGCTTAAATTGGGTGTTAGCGCCAGTAGTAGATGTCAATAACAATCCCCAAAATCCAGTCATTAATGTGCGGGCCTTTGGCGAAACACCAGAGCTGGTCAGTCAATTGGCAACAACGTTTATTCAAGGCGCGCAACCCTATCCCGTTTTGACAACAGCTAAGCATTTCCCTGGCCATGGTGATACAGCCACAGATTCCCACTTGGATTTACCGGTCATCCCCCATGATGTAAATCGGATTCGTAGTCTCGAATATCCGCCGTTTCAGGCTGCGATCGCAGCGAACGTGGATGGGGTAATGAGCGCTCATTTATTGATACCCGCTTTAGACCCGGAATATCCCGCTACCCTTTCTCCCAAAATTCTAACGGGGGAACTTCGGCAAGCTCTGGGATTTGATGGTCTGATTGTCACGGATGCTTTGGTGATGGGAGCAATTGCCAATCAATATGGAGACAATGAAGCAGCAGTGTTAGCAGTGGCTGCTGGAGCCGATATTTTGATGATGCCTGCGGATCCACCGGGTGCCATTTCTGCGGTGTGTGCAGCAGTGGAGCAGGGGCGCATTCCGTTAGAGCAAATTGAAGCATCAGTGGAGCGGATTTGGCGGGCGAAGCAGAAAATTACGAGCTATGAAGTGGAGGATACAAGCTATCAACATGCTTGGGAAACCCATACGCCTCTGCAGATCGACTTAGACCGATTGGGAACAACTGAGGCGATAGAGGCGACTGCCACAATTCTGCAGGGCTCGAATGTGGTGCAGGGACAGATCACTTCGGTGCCTGCTCATGCCCGCACGTTGATTATTGTGGATGATTTGTTGGATTGTGAGTTTCTGAGTCGTAAGGCTCCAGCAATTGATCTGCCTCGTAAGTTGGGCTATCAGGTGCAGATTGTGGATGGTAATACGCCTGAGATACTTTTAGATAAAGAGGCTCAGCCGACGTTTTTGCAACTGTTTATCAGGGGTAATCCGTTTAGAGGCAGCGCCCAGTTAAGTCGTAAGGCCGAAGCTTGGTTTGAGTTCTTGCTGAAATCTGGGCAGTTACAGGCCTTAGCCGTTTACGGCAGTCCCTATGCCTTAACTCAATTTCAAGCACAGCTTTCTGCTGAAATTCCCTATGGGTTTAGTTATGGGCAAATGCCTTTAGCACAAGAATCAGTTCTCAAAGAGCTTTTTGGTGAAATAGGGTAA